CCCGCCGAGCAATTTCTGGAAACAGATAACCCGCTTTCAGTTTCAGGTAGTTGTCGTTAATGGTTGCCATAGTAAATACAAAAAACGCCCTCAAATAGCTTACTGCTAATTTATGAGGGCGATAACTTTGTTGTGGGGAGTTAGAAGTGGAGAGTTAGGAGTTAGGAGTTAGGAGTTAGGAGTTAGGAGTTAGGAGTTAGGAGTTAGGAGTTAGGAGTTAGGAGTTATAAGAATTCTTTCTCCCATGCCCAATGCCCAATGCCCAATGCCCAATTCCCAATTTAGACATTTACTAAGCTGTTTATTATCGGCTGAATAATTGTTGCGATCGCTAATTACAAACTCCGTAATTGATTCTTTACCTGTAATCAATCTTGCTCCGCGATTACGAGTAAAGTAATTCCACGCCCACTGAATCATTACTACTAATTTGTTGTCAAATTCAATTAGGAAGTAGATGTGAATCACTAGCCAAAACAGCCATGCAAAGAAACCTTTCAGCTTCATAAAGCCCAAATCTACCACAGCAGAATTGTGCCCAATCATTGCTAAACTACCATGATCCTTATAAGCAAAGGGTGGCAAACTTTTACCTGCAAGCCGCTGTTGAACTAATGTTGCTACATATTCACCTTCTTGCTTCGCTACAGGTGCAACACCAGGTAGGGGTTTACCATTTTGATGAGAAAAATTTGCTAAGTCACCAACTACAAAAATATTGGGATGTCCCTTAATACTCAAGTCAGGTTCAACAATAATCCGTCCAGCGCGATCGCACTCTGCACCAGTGTGTTCTGCTAACACTTTTCCCATTGCGGAAGCTTTCACACCTGCTGCCCATAATACCGTTTTTGAGGCAATTTCTTTAACTTCATCGCCTTGTTTGAGGGTAACAACATCATTTTCAATATTTGTTACCAATGTTTTTGTCTGCACAACCACACCCAAGCGCGTCAGGGATGCTTCCGCTTCTTGTGATAACTCTGGTGCAAAAGGTGGCAAAACTCGATCCAAACCTTCTAATAGCAAAATCTTGGCTTCTGATGTGTCGATGTTGCGGAAGTCTTCTTTGAGGGTTTGATTTGCTAATTCTGCGATCGCACCAGCTAACTCTACACCTATTGGGCCACCACCCACAATTACAAAAGTTAACCAAGCCCGGCGTTTTTCTGGATCGGTTTCTTTTTCTGCGGCTTCAAAGGCCGAAAAAATCCGGCGACGCATTTCTATCGCATCTTCTACAGTTTTCAAGCCTGGGGCGAATTCTTCCCAGTTATCTTTGCCAAAGTAGGAATGCTTCGCACCTGTGGCGACAATTAACGTATCGTAAGGAATTGCTTCGTCGCCTACAATAACTTTTTGCGCTTGTGAATCAATATTATTCACCTCTCCCAGCAGCACTGTCGTATTCTTGCTCTTGCTGAGGACAGAACGCAACGGCGAAGAAATATCAGCCGGAGACAGCGCACCTGTAGCGACTTGGTATAAGAGAGGTTGAAATAGATGAAAGTTACGTTTATCAATCAGAGTAACGTTTACTGCCGCTTTGGCGAGTGTTTTTGCTGCATAAAGTCCACCGAAACCACCACCAACGATTACAACTTGATGGGGTGGATTATTGTCAAGTGAATTTACCATAAGAAATATTATCCGGGATGCCGACTATTGTAACTATTCTTAACAAATTTGTATCAAACTTGTCATCATATATTTTGTATTGCCCTTTACATTTAAAGAATGATTAAAGTAATCAAAACTACAGGATAAGCAGAACTTTTCAAGAGAGAGGCGCAGACAATCATAGTTGGGAATACTTGAATCGCTTTTTACTTGTGTAAATTTATCAAAGGTAGATGTAAGATTTATGCAAGTTTACTCAGAGCTAGTTGATTCTGGTGTTTGTGTCAAACGTGGTGAATGAGTTCGCCGCCAACGGTTAAAGCCATAGATAAGAGCAACAAAAATTAACAAATAGGGACTGTAAACAATTAACCAAATACCCAGCTTGAGTAAGCCAACAGAAAATGCACTCAAAGAGTGGGTAGAGTTGTTCCAAGTTTCTTGAACTTGCAAACCCAAGGCAGGTTGGGGACTGGTACTAGAAACTGCGGCTTCTAGGTTCAGCGTAATGGTGGAATAAGCAACTTGATTTTGTAGGCTTTTCAATTGGGCATTGATTTGTTCTATGGTTTGTCTGACATTACTTAATTCTTGGGCAACACTAAGCACATCTCTGACAGAACCAGCCCGATCCATAATTTTTTGTAAATTGGCTTCAGTTTTCTGCAAATTGGTTAATCTGGCTTGGAAATCTACAAGGCGATCGCCTACATCTTCGGCAGTGATATTACGACTCTCAACAGTGCCCAATTTAGCTAGTTGTTCTAAGGTAGGTTCCAACAGGTTCTCTGCTACCCGTAATTGTATTGTTGCTGTGTAACGTGGGTTGTCACTTTTGGGTTGTTGTTGTTTCAACCCGATTAAATCCCCTTGCTGTTTATTGATAATTTGTGAAACAGCATCAACAGTCTGATCTACAGAGTTGACAGTCAAAGAGATTGCTGCCTTTTTGATGAGTTGGGGACGAGAACGCGCTATTGGTGAAGCTTGCGCCTTTTGGGAAATACTGCTTTCACCAGCAGGTGCAGATGCTCGATTTGCCATCCCATCGGCGGCCATTTGAGGTAAAGCCGAATTGGTTGAGCGTTCAGAAGAAGCGCAACTAGTGAAAATCACCCCTCCCAATAACGCACTTAAAAATAAAGCAGATGTGCGCGGTAATTTAGTCGAAGCGTACATAATCTACCCCCAGATAGATGAAGTTAACCCCAGTATTACTGAAGTAAAACTCAAAGCCTGTATTGTTGCGATTTATGTAACAGATTTGTCATTAGTCATTGGTCATTGGGCAATGATTAATAGTTTTTCTTCCCCTGCTTCCTCATCTCCCCAGTCCCTAATCCCCAATCCCCAGAGATAAATTGCATGATTGATAATTCATCTGTGTTACTCAATTTGAGGTAAAATCGTAAGTCTGCCAATTAATGACAATGCTTGCTGACAGGAGATGCTTCTATGGCCTGGATGTATTATGACGAAGATGCCAATTTAGACCTTTTGGCTGGAAAAACTATTGCTATCATTGGCTATGGTTCCCAAGGTCATGCCCACGCTCTCAATCTCAAAGATAGTGGTTTGAATGTGATTGTGGGACTATATCCGGGTAGTAAGTCAGTTGCAAAAGCTGAAGCAGCTGGTTTAACTGTGAAAAATGTTGCAGATGCCGCTAATGCTGCTGACTTCATCATGATTTTGTTACCTGATGAAGTCCAAAAAACGATTTACAAAAATGAGATTGAACCAAATCTCGAAGAAGGTAATGTGTTGGCTTTTGCCCACGGCTTCAATATTCACTTTGGGCAAGTTGTACCACCTGCTAACGTCGATGTGGTGATGGTAGCACCCAAAGGTCCGGGGCACTTGGTACGACGGACTTATGAAGGTGGGGAAGGTGTACCAGCGCTGTTTGCAGTTTATCAAGATGCCAGTGGTCAGGCACGCGATCGCGCCATGTCTTATGCTAAAGGTATCGGTGGTACTCGTGCTAGTGTTCTGGAAACTACTTTCCGCGAAGAAACCGAAACAGATTTATTTGGCGAACAAGCAGTATTGTGCGGTGGTTTGAGTGCTTTAATCAAAGCCGGATTTGAAACTTTGGTAGAAGCTGGTTATCAACCAGAATTGGCTTATTTTGAATGTCTGCATGAAGTCAAGCTGATTGTTGACTTGGTTGTAGAAGGTGGTTTAGCCAAGATGCGCGACAGCATTTCTAACACTGCTGAATATGGCGATTACACCCGTGGCCCACGGATTGTTACCGAACAAACCAAAGCTGAAATGCAGAAGATTCTCAGCGAAATTCAATCTGGGCAATTTGCACGAGAATTTGTTCTGGAAAACCAAGCTGGTAAACCAGGATTTACCGCTATGCGTCGTAAAGAAGCTGAACACAAAATTGAGGAAGTTGGTAAAGATTTACGCGCTATGTTTAGCTGGTTGAAAAAGGCTTAAGCAAAAAAATAACATCAGACATCTCCAAAAAAAGAATGTAGAGACATAGCAGTGCTACGTCTCTACAAGAGTAATGGTTAGAGCATATTTAATTTCTGGAGATGTCTAAACATCATTTGCTTTGAGTTTTGAGATAATCTGCAATGTACTCCTCGTAAGTATCACGCAACATTTGTTCGCGGAATTTGAATCCTAATGTTTTCCCTCGACAAGATAAAGATCCGCACAAGCATCGAGAAACAGCAATTGATTCATATTCAGTGGTTTCGTAGTCCCAGGTAATTTCCTCACCTGCTTCTATATCGCCCAAAGCAACAAAGTCATATCCTCCAAACTGATTATTTCTTACCCCAGTATTTGGATCACAAGAATGGTTAATGACGACAGCAGGCTCGTCTAGGTTGACATACAAATTAAAATCTATCTGAAAGGAATAAATTGTTCGTTCAGGAACTTCTTCAATGGGGATACCCACCACGACAGTTTCTCCTTGGGCAAATTTTTTGCTAGCAAAAACTCCTCGTCCTTTTGCTGTTTTTTGAATCGTGATATGGGAATTGATCTTTGCAGCTGAAATCGACTCTAGTATATTCATAGATAAAGACCCAGTGGATTTAAATTGATTGGGATTTAAAACTTTAAAAATTGGCTTAGTTGCAGTTCACCTGACTAAAAATAGCTCTTTCAAGGTGGATAAAAATTTTCGCAAATAGATTCGTCTTTAACCTCTTATTTCTGTATTCTCTGTGCTTCTGTGATTAAATAAATAAGTGTACTGAGCGCTTCAGACGCAGAGATAACAGAGAAAAAAGAGATTTTATCAGTCACCTTGAAATGGGTATTTATTAGAACTTACACATTGATAGGAAATTGAGTATGTGTATTCAAACACTCGTTGTTTAAAGTGTTCCAAAATAAAGTTACAAGCCACTTGAAGAGACAAATTTCTGGTCTACTGACAGTATTCCCTTTAGTTAACCGTAAAGAGGTTGACTAGAGTAAGAAATATCAATATTTATTGTTTCATCATCAGCGTAGGTCAAGATTAGGTTAGTTCGCTTGACTTCTTCCGAAAGAGGCAAAACTCGATGAACAGATTGGTTCGTTTTCATAAAGTAGCAATCTCCAACATGATGCCCAACCCGTTTAGCTAATGATGTATCGAGATCGCTAATTTCCATACTGTGGGGAACAAATTCTAGGCATCCTCCAGCTTTTTTTGGCGGGGTTTCAATAAAAATAGCAAAAGCAAAAGCGTAGGTATCGAGATGTCCCCCATGAACATCTCCAATTTTGTCAAGCCTATGGATTACATGCCTATCAAAAGGATCTGGTACTAAGTGAACTTGAGTTCCCGCAATACCACAGAGAAACTCAATTAGGTGAGAATCACGGTACAAAGCCGGAATAAGTTGTGAGTGTTCAGCAACAGCAACTCCCGAAACAGTACTAAGATGTCTAGGAGTATTTTGCTCATGTTTCATGTTGAAGTCTCTTCTTCGAGAATGCTGCTCAAATATTCTGAGAACTTCTGTTTTCAAAATTGCAAATGAATCATCATTGAAAAACAACGGCAATTTTACATAACAGTTGAGAGCAAACTCTTTGTGTAATAAGGCTCCAGCTTCTCGGCTCAGACGAGAATATTTAGTAGCATTGAAAAAATTGGCAGTGTTATGATACACAATATTCACTACAAAATCATGATAAATTTAAGCATCAAAATTATTTATTTAAGTAATAGCATTGATGCTTGGGTTCAATGTAAAATCAAGATTTTAGCTAATTCAATTACTCCAAAGCTTGGCTAATTCAATTAGTAAACTGCATATCAAATATCTTTTATGTAAGTAGTAAGATGTTTTTAACAGTTCAAATCTTTTATCTATTATCTAATAACTAACTGAAAGAAGTCAAGCACGTTTTCATAATATTTATCAGGAATTACGTATTGACAAATGCATGATTATGTTTGTCAATTCCCTGTTTAGCTAACTTTAAACGGGAGCATCCAAGTTTTATTCTTCCGATAAATATAAATTAGATGTGAGATGGTGAAGGAATAATCACAGCAATCATTATTTACCAGAACTACTATGACTGAAGAAGAAAACTAACTTTTGTTTGAATATGCTCGTGCGATCGCTAAAATACTCTACAAAAATGCTCCAGTTGAGGAACCAACAAGCTTAGGCAAGATTGAATAAGTAGTAAATATGGATTAATCTAATCTTTGCTCGCTAAGTAAGTCGGCGGAAATAAACAAAGTTATGTTGACAAACATAAACAAGCTTAAAACCCTTACAAATGATTAATACTTCTCTGCGTTCGCGCAGCGTGTCGCAGACAGAGGCTACGCCCGAAGCGAAGCTATGCCGCAGGCTTTACGACCTACGCGGTAGTTGAATCTCGACTTCGCTCGATTACCGCGCAGTCGAAACTCAGTACAAGTGACAAATGACAAATGATGGACTTCACTAGTTAGCTTTAATTGCGCCGACTTACCTAAATAAAAAGTGGGATACACCTAGCTTAAACAGCTAACCGTTAACTGCTCTGTACCTCAACTTTTGCTTCCGGCTCAATCTTTTGAGGGCTTTGACTTAGAACCAAAGCAACTAACACAAGAATCGCGCCAATTAGACCGCGTATTCCCAGATGTTCTCCAAGTAGCCAAAACGAAAAAATTGTGGCGAACAATGGCTCAAGTGTAAAAAGTAAAGCAGCTTCGTCAGAAGAAACCCATTGCTGTGCTATTGTTTGAAGCCAGATGACAGCAGCCGTCGCCAACAACCCTAAGTAAAGAATTGCTCCCCAGTGCTGGCGAATTACCTCAAATTGGTTAATAATTTGTGTGTTACTCCAGAGTACCCCTATCGTTGCAATGAACAAAAGTTGAACGCTAGTGAGCGTTAAAGTGGGGTGACGGGAGGCGACTCGCTCTAGGAAAAGTATGTAGGCTGCATAGACAAAAGCATCAACGAACATTAATAGATCGCCGATTCCTAGTTCTCCCCCTTCCCAAAACATCACGCCAATACCGATGACAGCGACTCCAGCGGCTAGGAAAGTTTTCAACGGTACGCGCTGACTCATCAGCCATCCCAGCAGCGGGACAATCAAGGCATTCAAACTGCCAATGAATGCCGCCCGGTTTGCTGGTATAGTCTTGAGCGCAATTGTTTCTATCGCTAAGAAAAAGAAAAGCAAAAGTCCTAGTAATATACCATCACGAACTAAAAGTTTGTTAAGATTACGTAAATTTAGGGTAAAAACTGCTGCGGCTATGACAAAGCGTGTAGCAATCAATGCACTTGGTGAAAGGCTACCAACGATGTCTTTGGTCAATGGAAAAGTTGTAGAACCAATTATATTAACAAAAATAAGCAGTATTATGCCCTTGAAACGCAAGTTATTTTCAGTCTGCATCAAAATAATTGATTGAATAATGTTTCTTTACATCCATAGAGAATGCGATCGCATAAATAATATTAGTTTTTTTGCGTCCAGTTAGCGCCTTCTGAATTTAAGATTTTTATTTGGAAAAGTTCTACTAATCGGATTTTCATAATCTCATGTCTTTTTCCACATACCAATTAAAAGATAAAGGAAGTTCGTATTAATCCAATCCAAATTGTATCATTCTCTGTGTTAATTTTAAGATTTGCGATCGCCGTTAAAATAAAAGTGCCAATGCTCTGACCTATGTCAATTCTTAGTGTCATGTGGCTGAGGCATATTCTATTAATCTTTGATATCTTGAACAATCCGAAAACCAGCGTGCTGATAAAAATTTGGACGGAACCAGTTGCGGTAATATTTTAAAGCTTCTGTACCATTGGTTATCCAACATCCTCCTAACATCATTTGATGTTTATCATCAAAGAATATCGCAGAATTATCTTCATAAAGAAAATGAGGTTGATATCCTGGAAGAGGGTTTAAGTTATTACTCAACCATTCCCAAACATTGCCGCGTAAATCATACAATCCCAAAGAACTTTTGGCTGTTTCTAACATCCCAACGGGACTAGGTGAACCAAATTTTAAATTGAGATTATAATTTTCTACACGATCTAACAAACTATTACCATAAGTTGCTAAATGGTATTCTGCTTCACTCATTAAACGAGTATCTTTCCCTTGCCAACGACAATAAGCCATTGCTTCATAATGATTGACTTCCACAGGCCAATCTAAGGGTAAATCGATTTCATCAAACATAGCTCGATATTTGTAGCTACCATTTTCATGTAACCAAAATTTAGGACATTGAATATTGTATCGAGTTTTCCAATTCCAAGATTCTTCATCCCAATATTCTTGATTTTCGTAGCCACCAGCCTTGACAAAATAGATAAAATCGGAATTAGTAATCAGATATTTACTAGCGAAAAAGGGTGCAACTTCAACAGTGCGATCGCCATAATCAATATCCCATCCATAAGTTGAATCATCTAAGGCTTTACCGAGTTTTACTACCCCACCAGCAACTTCTATCATTTCGTTTTGAGGAGTGTAACCATTAAAAGGGGCATATTGCCAATTTTGAGGACGTTTCACTCTCTCAATTGGTAGTTGGCGAATTAACATCGAAGAAGTTTCAATGTGAATACGTTGGTGTTCAATCCCCATCATTAAAGCCCAAAGGGGATGATTGGGATGAATTGGTAGAGTAATTTGGGTTGTCTTAATTAGTTCGGAAATTACGGAATATGCTCGTTCTCGATATTCCCAAGTTTGTGCAACTTGCGGCCATTCCAAATGCGCGATCGCTGCATTCAACTCTTCTGGTTTTTCTGGATCTACTCCAATTTCAAACAAAATTTCATACTCTGGATTGAGGCATTTTTCTAATAACCCCACCTGAATTAATTTATTGATGTAGAAAATTGCTGAATGTCCCAGATAAAAAATTAGAGGATTTCTCAAAGGGTCAGGGTTGAGATAAAATGTCTCTTCCCCAACTAAACTTTTCAATAACATATCTTCCAGTTGCCAAGCATTCTCAAAGTAATCGAGGATCGTTTGGTTATTACAATTATCAAGTTTTGGAGGTTTAGCAGATTGCAGACTATTCATGGTGTAACTAAGTTGTTGTTAAAGAACAATAAACCTCTTGCAAAAGTCTCTAACACCCACCCCCAACCCCTCCCCGCGCTTCGGGAGGGGAGACAAAGCGTAGCTTTGGCGGGGTGGGGTTCTTTCTTATTTTTGATTTATGCAAGAGGTCTAATGAAAAAATTAATTATCTAGAAATCCGATTTGATTCTTGAATTTACTTGCATAGGTAGGGAACACGAAATAAAAAAATAGATATGTACTGAGTTTTGTAAAAAACCAAATATGATTCCTATAGAATGTGTTAAACACAATCGGATTGAATGAGGGATCAAATAAGATTCTTAAATATGACAGATTTATTATTTAATAGCAATACTTGTTGTTCAATAATTAGTTTTTCAAATAGTACTAAAGCTTTATCGACTTAGTGTAGTAACCCAGTATGTTTGACTAACCTAATATTTCTTGAATAATTAACCTATCAGCTAACAAGTAATTCAGCGAGAATAAACATAACTATATGATTAAAGTAAAGACTCTTTAAACTCTTACCAATGAAAAATTACAACCCTCTTTAGACAGTTTTATTTGTCTTAACTTATTTAGAGCTAAGTTAAAAATAATTGTCAAAATTCAGGAGTCAGAACTCAGGATTCAGAATAGTTAAAGAATTAGCAGAGCATTTGATGAACGCGAACAGCCCTGAAAGTAGAGCTAAAGCCCTCACTACAAACCTTTAATTGTTTACATCGTCCTACTTAGGTGGGTAAAGTAATGACTACAACTTTGCAAAATGCATCTCCAATTATCATTGCACACCGAGGTGCTAGCGGTTATCGTCCCGAACATACTTTAGCTGCTTATGAATTAGCGATCGCACTAGGGGCTGATTATATTGAACCTGATTTAGTTTCCACTAAAGATGGTATTTTAATTGCTCGTCACGAAAATGAGATTTCTGAAACCACCGACGTTGCAAGCCATCCAGAATTTGCTCATCTTCAAACCACTAAAATAATTGATGGCGAATCAAAAACTGGCTGGTTTACGGAAGACTTTACCCTAACAGAACTGAAAACACTACGAGCTAAAGAGCGAATTCCTCAAGTGCGATCGCAAAATATCCCCTATGATGGACTTTTTGAAATTCCCACTCTGCAAGAAATAATCGATTTAGTCAAGGTTAAAAGTGGCGAAATTAATCGGACGATTGGTATTTACCCAGAAACTAAGCATCCAACTTACTTTCAATCTATTGGGTTAGCCCTAGAAGCACCCCTACTTGCAACTTTAACAGCCAACGGTTATCAGGGAGCTAACGCACCTGTTTTTATTCAGTCTTTTGAAGTAGGTAATTTACAAGATTTATCCACAAAGACTGATTTACCTCTAGTGCAATTGCTGAATAACAGTGGTAAACCTTATGATTTTGTCGTTAGTGGTTGCGTAGGCGTTGGCGTAGCCTCTGTCTGCGACACGCTGCGCGAACGTAGAGAAGCCCACCGTAGGCATCGCACTTATGCAGATTTAGTTACTGCATCAGGTTTAGAAGAAATTGCCAAATATGCACAAGCGATAGGAATTCATAAAAATTTACTGGTTCCGAGAGACAACAATGGTAAATTGCGATCGCCTACATCTTTAGTGATAGATGCTCATGCGGCTGGTTTGCTGGTTCATGTCTGGACTTTCCGCAATGAAGACTGTTTTTTGCCACTGGATTTTCAAGGAAATCCCCAAGGTGAATATGAACTATTTTTCAGCTTAGGTGTTGATGGCGTATTTAGCGACTACCCAGATACGGCAGCTTGCCACTCTACTCTTCAGTGGTAATTTGGTAGGGTAATACAAAATCACAGAAAAGTAACATGGTTTTACTTAAGTGGAAATCCTGTATAGCAGCAATTACCTTCACCGCAATCAGTCTTTCTGCATCTAAGTCGGCATTGGCGGTATCTTTATACTCAGTTACTGACTTAGGCAATCTTGCAGGAGAAGCCTACAGTTACGCTACAGATATTAATGACTCAGGTGAGGTAGCCATTAATACTTTGGGTAAGTCNTTTTTTTACAGCAATGGTTCGCTCAAAACAATTAGTCCGTTGCCTGGTGATAATCAACTTGCAGTGACTGGTATCAATAACTTGGGGCAAGTAGTTGGTAATTCGGTTAATATTAATAACTTTACTGGAAATAACCCTTTCCTGTACAGCAATGGCCTCACCCAACCTCTTCCAATTCAAAATGCTATTCCTTATGCAATTAACGATCGCACCCAAGTAGTAGGGGGAGCGAGCGGACTTGGGCCTTTTTTGTACGGTGATGGTGTAGCAACCAGCATAGGAACTCCTGGTACTGTTGCTTACGGTTTAAATAACTTGGGACAAGCAGTAGGTATTCTCAATTCAGGAAGAGCTTTTCTGTATGAAAACGGACAAACTACTAACTTGGGAACTTTGCCAGGTGACAGCTACAGTCAAGCAAACGATGTTAATGACTTAGGACAAGTAGTTGGTAGTTCGGGACTGACTGGCGTAAATGATAGTCGTGCTTTTGTGTACACTTCTAGCACGGGACTCCAAGACCTTGGTAGGTTACGTCCTACAGATTTGTTTAGTACTGGTTTGGGGATTAATAATTTGGATCAAGTAGTCGGGTTTTCTGGCACTAACAATAACTTTTTTGCCGCAGATGGCAATGGTTTACGGGCTTTTCTTTATAGTGATAAGACTCTGTACGACTTAAATAACCTGATTGCTCCTAGTTCACAGAGTGGCTTTACCTTGACAGCGGCATCTGCCATTAATAATAAGGGACAAATTGTCGGTCGTGGTGCAGTTAATGGTGAATTACACGCCTTTCTGTTGACGCCAATCTCATCTGTCTCTGTAGCTGAACCAACTTCAGGTGTTCCTATTTTGTCGTTTGGCGCTGGTGTAATTTTATTTGCTGCATTTAAGCGCAAACCTCATTCTAAAAGTGCAGCCATATAACAAAGAAGTTAATGCAATAACTTCAGCCAGACAAAATGATTACTTGGGAATATGGATTTATAAAAATGCTCGTTGAAAATCTTTGAAGATATGTCTCGAAGCGTGGCTCAGATACACATCTGTACTTTAGGCAAGGGATGACATCACTTAAGTTGTTCTTGATTTTCACACAATACGGTTCAGTTAAGCATTGTTTTCCTCTCTCTGTTCCCTCTGTGCCTCTGCGGTTCGTTAAAAAAATTGACTTTGATAAAGAGTTTTAGCCTTAACTGAACCGTATTGGATTTTCACAAACTAGTCATCACCTGAGCTAATTGATTAGATAAATCAATTACAGACTCCCGGTATTTTTTAAATAAAACTCCAGCTAAAAAATAATAATCGCCAGAATAAAATGCCATCTGATTTTTTTGGAGTTTTTCGATGTGCTTCTTTACCTTGGGGTCAGAGCTATAGTAGCCGAACTGCAAAGGTAACACCATGAAGTTGTGAACATAATAACCATTTTGTTTTGCTATGTTCAACGTATTGATTGGATTAGAAAAGCTAGATATTAAAACCAACACATTTTCATAACCTAACGATAAAAGCTCATTGGTAACTGTAGCTCCATCTACACCCCCAAATAAGAGTGGCATATAAATATCGTTATCTGGTGCGGGGAGATAGGGCGGATTGGCTACAAGATACTCAGCATCGGGTTGAGAAGAGTTAAACAAAGATGAGTTGTGAATGATGTATTTATTAGTGAGATTGTATTCATCAATGGTTGAATTTGCAACTTTCCATGCAGAAGTATTTAATTCAAATCCCTGGATGACTCCATCAAACTTATTTCTCAATAACGAATTAATTACAGGGCTGCCATCTCCTGAACCAAACTCCACAATAGATTCGGAATTTTGGCAATTTCTGATCACAAAACTTTCTAAGCAATTTGAGTAGAAATTAGATTCTTCAGGACAAAAAAAGATATCTTTCATTTGACGAAAATTCAAAGTGTAAGGTATAATCAGTCTATTAGGAGGTTATTTATTACCTTGCATTCAAGCAATAAAAAACTGTTCCTTTAGCAAAGGGTTGCTAAAGAAATTTGTTTGCAGGAGAGTTAGCAATAAAATGACTTAAAATGTCAAATTAAAATGCTAAGAATAACCTGCTATTTATAATTTTTGGGATTGTTAATAGGAGTAAAGCGGCTTATTCCGCTTCGCGTATCGATCGCACAACAGCACCAGCGGCGCGATCGCCCATTTGTTTCTCTTGGTCATAGCCAAGCACGAGTTCCCACGCATCATTGGGATATCGTTCTGCCAAAGACAAAGCAACATCATCTAACATCCAACGACCGTGGCGTTCATCTTCCTTGATGTGTAGTTCCCAATAACCCATCGCCGCCTCTGACAGTCCCAATCGTTGCGCCGCCGCTAGATAGTTTTTGTAAGCCGCAGGGCCAGCCACCTCAAAATATGTCAACGCGCCATTGTAACGGAGAAAATAGCGTTTGCGATCGGTAGTTAGAAAGTTATGATTATCGCAAGCTAAGACTTCCCAAGGTACTAAATCGAAATATCCTTCTGGTTCAGTGTTCATCCCAAACTCAGCCAACATTTGAGCAAAAAATGTCGAGTGCTTGCGGGATAAACGACCATTGCCGTATTCTTCTA
This portion of the Nostoc sp. GT001 genome encodes:
- a CDS encoding DUF3466 family protein, with product MVLLKWKSCIAAITFTAISLSASKSALAVSLYSVTDLGNLAGEAYSYATDINDSGEVAINTLGKSFFYSNGSLKTISPLPGDNQLAVTGINNLGQVVGNSVNINNFTGNNPFLYSNGLTQPLPIQNAIPYAINDRTQVVGGASGLGPFLYGDGVATSIGTPGTVAYGLNNLGQAVGILNSGRAFLYENGQTTNLGTLPGDSYSQANDVNDLGQVVGSSGLTGVNDSRAFVYTSSTGLQDLGRLRPTDLFSTGLGINNLDQVVGFSGTNNNFFAADGNGLRAFLYSDKTLYDLNNLIAPSSQSGFTLTAASAINNKGQIVGRGAVNGELHAFLLTPISSVSVAEPTSGVPILSFGAGVILFAAFKRKPHSKSAAI
- a CDS encoding SAM-dependent methyltransferase, which gives rise to MKDIFFCPEESNFYSNCLESFVIRNCQNSESIVEFGSGDGSPVINSLLRNKFDGVIQGFELNTSAWKVANSTIDEYNLTNKYIIHNSSLFNSSQPDAEYLVANPPYLPAPDNDIYMPLLFGGVDGATVTNELLSLGYENVLVLISSFSNPINTLNIAKQNGYYVHNFMVLPLQFGYYSSDPKVKKHIEKLQKNQMAFYSGDYYFLAGVLFKKYRESVIDLSNQLAQVMTSL
- a CDS encoding glycerophosphodiester phosphodiesterase → MTTTLQNASPIIIAHRGASGYRPEHTLAAYELAIALGADYIEPDLVSTKDGILIARHENEISETTDVASHPEFAHLQTTKIIDGESKTGWFTEDFTLTELKTLRAKERIPQVRSQNIPYDGLFEIPTLQEIIDLVKVKSGEINRTIGIYPETKHPTYFQSIGLALEAPLLATLTANGYQGANAPVFIQSFEVGNLQDLSTKTDLPLVQLLNNSGKPYDFVVSGCVGVGVASVCDTLRERREAHRRHRTYADLVTASGLEEIAKYAQAIGIHKNLLVPRDNNGKLRSPTSLVIDAHAAGLLVHVWTFRNEDCFLPLDFQGNPQGEYELFFSLGVDGVFSDYPDTAACHSTLQW